A genomic region of Anaerolineales bacterium contains the following coding sequences:
- the add gene encoding adenosine deaminase, with protein MSHIDPHLPLIDLHRHLDGSVRLQTILELGQQHHLDLPAWTLEGLRLHVQVADIQPDIMEFIARFKWMIGVMVDYPAVERIAYENVLDAQAEGIDYIELRFSPAFMASAHALEPAGVCAAVAAGVQRGVAETGVKANLIGIISRHLGVEQGMHELQALLAHRQHFVALDLAGDEANFPAQWFSEHFRLAREAGWQVTVHAGEAAGAESIWQAVQQLGATRIGHAARTLDDPALVAHMLEQRIGIEANLTSNVQTSTVPSYAAHPLKAQLEAGLLATINSDDPGISAITLPYEYEVAAPQAGLSDTLIHQAQRNALELAFLSAEEKAGLLQKKELVQ; from the coding sequence ATGAGCCATATTGACCCGCATCTCCCGTTAATTGATCTGCACCGCCATCTCGATGGCAGTGTGCGTTTGCAAACCATCCTCGAGCTCGGCCAGCAGCACCATCTGGATCTGCCCGCCTGGACCCTGGAAGGCCTGCGCCTGCATGTTCAAGTAGCCGATATCCAGCCAGACATTATGGAATTCATCGCTCGCTTCAAATGGATGATCGGCGTGATGGTGGATTACCCCGCCGTAGAACGCATTGCCTATGAGAATGTGCTCGACGCCCAGGCCGAAGGCATTGATTACATTGAGTTGCGTTTCAGCCCGGCCTTCATGGCCAGCGCACACGCGCTGGAACCGGCCGGCGTGTGCGCCGCGGTGGCGGCTGGCGTGCAGCGCGGCGTAGCCGAGACCGGCGTAAAAGCTAACCTGATCGGCATTATCAGCCGTCATTTAGGGGTGGAGCAGGGCATGCATGAGCTGCAGGCCCTGCTGGCGCACCGTCAGCATTTCGTCGCCTTGGATCTGGCTGGCGACGAGGCCAATTTCCCGGCCCAGTGGTTCAGCGAGCACTTCCGCCTGGCGCGTGAGGCCGGCTGGCAGGTGACCGTGCACGCGGGCGAGGCGGCCGGGGCCGAGAGCATCTGGCAGGCCGTACAGCAGCTCGGTGCCACGCGCATCGGGCATGCTGCCCGCACACTGGACGATCCTGCCCTGGTGGCTCACATGCTGGAGCAGCGCATCGGCATCGAGGCCAACCTCACCAGCAACGTACAGACCAGCACCGTCCCCAGCTATGCAGCGCACCCCTTGAAAGCCCAGTTGGAAGCCGGCCTGCTGGCGACGATCAATTCGGATGACCCAGGAATCAGCGCCATTACCCTGCCGTATGAGTACGAGGTCGCCGCTCCGCAAGCCGGCCTGTCTGATACGCTGATCCACCAAGCCCAGCGCAATGCCCTCGAACTGGCCTTCCTCTCCGCAGAGGAGAAGGCCGGCCTCTTGCAAAAGAAGGAGCTTGTGCAATGA
- a CDS encoding TIGR01777 family oxidoreductase — protein MKILIPGGSGLLGQALAAHLAASGHAVTILSRAPQRLKQLPAGVQAAAWDGRTAAGWQPLADAADAIVNLAGASIKGEGFLPSRWTPRRKQLILSSRVQAGQAVLAALQAAPPKPRVLLQASAVGYYGPRGDEPITEEAAAGNDFLAQVCQQWEASTTPADALGVRRVVLRTGLPLTMQGGALPLLVLPFRLFAGGWFGDGRQYYPWIHVDDYVAALSFLLTDPHAQGVYNLSAPHPLPNRLFAAALGRVLRRPTWLPTPRIAMQLALGEVATVVLDGQRAVPARLQAAGFEFRYAELEPALRDLLA, from the coding sequence ATGAAGATCCTCATTCCCGGCGGCAGCGGCCTGCTTGGCCAGGCCCTGGCCGCCCATCTGGCGGCTAGCGGCCATGCCGTCACGATCCTCAGCCGCGCCCCGCAGCGCTTGAAGCAACTGCCCGCCGGCGTGCAAGCTGCCGCCTGGGACGGGCGTACTGCCGCCGGCTGGCAGCCCTTGGCAGATGCCGCCGATGCTATCGTCAATTTGGCCGGCGCCAGCATCAAGGGCGAGGGCTTTCTGCCCAGCCGCTGGACCCCGCGCCGTAAGCAACTGATCCTGAGCAGCCGCGTCCAGGCGGGCCAGGCGGTATTGGCGGCGCTGCAGGCCGCCCCGCCCAAACCACGCGTGCTGTTGCAAGCCTCGGCAGTGGGCTACTACGGCCCGCGCGGCGATGAGCCCATTACTGAAGAGGCCGCGGCCGGCAACGACTTCCTGGCGCAGGTTTGCCAGCAGTGGGAGGCCAGCACGACCCCAGCCGATGCGCTCGGTGTGCGCCGCGTAGTGTTGCGCACCGGCTTGCCACTCACTATGCAGGGTGGCGCGCTGCCCTTGCTGGTCTTGCCCTTCCGCCTGTTCGCCGGCGGCTGGTTTGGCGATGGGCGCCAGTACTATCCGTGGATCCATGTGGATGACTATGTGGCCGCGCTCAGCTTCTTGCTGACCGATCCGCACGCCCAGGGTGTCTACAATCTCAGTGCGCCGCACCCGCTGCCCAACCGCCTGTTCGCTGCCGCGCTCGGCCGCGTGCTGCGCCGCCCCACTTGGCTGCCCACGCCGCGCATCGCCATGCAATTGGCGCTCGGCGAAGTGGCGACGGTCGTGCTGGATGGGCAGCGCGCCGTGCCGGCACGTTTGCAGGCGGCCGGCTTCGAATTTCGCTATGCCGAGCTTGAGCCCGCCTTGCGTGACTTGTTGGCCTGA
- a CDS encoding flavodoxin, with amino-acid sequence MATIGLFFGSSTGNTETAAERIQQLLQAAGHEVNLFNVYSEAVSSMEQFDYLVLGIPTWDIGEIQEDWKNVWDELDALNLAGKKVACFGQGDQRGYPATFQDCIGLLGRKVRERGATLVGFTSTEGFDFDESLGVEDGKFMGLSLDDDNQREQTEGRIAAWVPQVIAEFGI; translated from the coding sequence ATGGCTACGATTGGTTTGTTTTTTGGTTCTTCCACCGGCAACACCGAAACTGCCGCAGAGCGCATTCAACAGCTTTTGCAGGCCGCCGGGCACGAAGTGAATCTGTTCAACGTGTACTCTGAAGCCGTTAGCAGCATGGAGCAGTTCGATTATCTCGTGCTGGGCATCCCCACCTGGGATATCGGCGAAATTCAAGAGGATTGGAAGAACGTCTGGGATGAGCTCGATGCGCTCAACCTGGCCGGCAAGAAAGTGGCCTGCTTCGGCCAGGGGGACCAGCGCGGCTACCCGGCTACCTTCCAAGACTGCATCGGCCTGCTGGGCCGCAAGGTGCGCGAGCGCGGCGCGACCCTGGTGGGCTTCACTTCTACCGAGGGCTTTGATTTCGACGAATCGCTCGGCGTGGAGGATGGCAAGTTCATGGGCCTCTCGCTGGATGATGACAATCAGCGTGAGCAAACTGAAGGGCGCATTGCTGCCTGGGTGCCGCAGGTGATCGCCGAGTTTGGCATCTAA
- a CDS encoding LCP family protein → MDPYENYEPPVPPEPSPSQAAPLVPTRPQRVVTAPPITSRQLTDAPRGARRPAPLPAPERPRRGLRSLLLILVAVAAYLLVPLPNNLLILGIDRTPEGTDIGRSDTMILVSARPLSGRIEMLSIPRDLWVPIPGYGENRVNAAHAFGEGAAAGGGPRLALETLRANLGVGINHYVRIRLAGFPAVIDALGGIKITLDAPTAGYAPGTYVLDGTQALAFVRDRSGDDFFRMAHGQLFIVAMGKKMLNPVEWLRIPAALVALHQAVDTNLPLWLWPRLAVVFLRAIVFDGLHAVTLPREAVTPWVTSGGAQVLLPNWELILPIVREMFGIF, encoded by the coding sequence ATGGACCCTTACGAAAATTACGAGCCCCCCGTACCGCCTGAACCCAGCCCCTCGCAGGCGGCTCCCCTGGTGCCTACCCGCCCGCAGCGCGTGGTAACGGCGCCACCCATCACCTCGCGCCAATTGACCGATGCGCCGCGTGGCGCCCGGCGGCCGGCGCCCTTGCCGGCGCCGGAGCGGCCGCGCCGCGGCCTGCGTAGCCTGCTGTTGATCCTGGTGGCTGTGGCCGCCTACTTGTTGGTGCCGTTGCCCAACAACCTGCTGATTCTGGGCATCGACCGCACGCCCGAGGGTACTGACATCGGGCGCAGCGACACGATGATCCTGGTCAGCGCGCGCCCGCTCTCTGGGCGCATCGAGATGCTGTCCATCCCGCGCGATCTGTGGGTCCCTATCCCCGGCTATGGCGAGAACCGCGTCAACGCCGCCCACGCCTTTGGCGAGGGCGCCGCAGCCGGCGGCGGGCCGCGCCTGGCGCTGGAGACGCTGCGCGCCAACCTGGGCGTAGGCATCAACCACTATGTACGCATCCGCCTGGCCGGCTTCCCAGCTGTGATCGATGCCTTGGGTGGCATCAAGATCACGCTGGATGCGCCCACCGCCGGCTATGCGCCCGGCACCTATGTGCTGGATGGTACGCAAGCGCTGGCGTTTGTGCGTGATCGCAGCGGCGATGATTTTTTTCGTATGGCGCACGGACAATTGTTCATTGTGGCCATGGGTAAGAAGATGCTCAATCCGGTGGAGTGGTTGCGTATTCCTGCAGCGTTGGTGGCGCTGCATCAAGCCGTGGATACCAATCTGCCGCTGTGGTTGTGGCCGCGCCTTGCTGTAGTGTTTTTGCGTGCCATCGTGTTTGATGGCTTGCATGCCGTTACTTTGCCGCGTGAAGCAGTGACGCCGTGGGTTACCAGTGGTGGCGCGCAAGTATTGCTGCCCAATTGGGAATTGATTCTGCCTATCGTGCGTGAGATGTTTGGAATTTTTTAA
- a CDS encoding ABC transporter ATP-binding protein has product MVTQVNPDNSLDLKQVVSQKRLQGVIGLLQGNYGAYAVAVVSLAISAIGRSGVYLLLAYFVDDVLGKPGFERQVPLVALGFLGLALVQGFFTYVSGTLSGRTGEHVAQRIRNFLYDQLQRLSFGFHDRTKTGELIQKVTSDVDAVRRFIAQETIQFGRIVSLFVVNFALLLYINTRLAWLSILCVPITVGMSIYFFGRISQAYEAFQNQDGVLSAVLQENLSGVRVVKAFARQHYEIDKFEKENWSKYLLGRKLLVWHSVFWPISDIITGAQMLFGFYLGAQMTIEGILTLGDYIAYVSVLVWLLWPIRNLGRVIVQMSQGLVSFDRLAGIIKEDREPLDEGDYQPEARPRGEIVFDNVGFEYEPGQPVLSGVSFRVQPGQTVALLGSTGSGKSSLVSLLPRFYDYTSGRILLDGVELKRYPRRYLRENIGIVLQEPFLFSRSIRENIRYSVSDDIPDTEIEQAARAAAVHDVIQTFPKQYETLVGERGVTLSGGQKQRITLARTLLKNPSILVLDDATSSVDTETEAEIRAALKQLMENRTTFLIAHRIQSVMTADLILVFDEGKIVQQGQHAELLAQDGIYRKVFDIQTQIEEEVQREVASATE; this is encoded by the coding sequence GTGGTTACACAAGTTAATCCCGACAATTCGTTAGACCTCAAGCAAGTGGTCAGCCAGAAGCGCCTCCAGGGCGTGATTGGCCTGTTGCAAGGCAATTATGGGGCCTACGCCGTTGCGGTGGTCAGCCTGGCGATCTCAGCCATTGGCCGCTCTGGCGTGTACTTACTTTTGGCCTACTTTGTAGATGATGTGCTCGGCAAGCCCGGCTTTGAGCGCCAGGTGCCCCTGGTGGCCTTGGGCTTTCTGGGCCTGGCTTTGGTGCAGGGCTTCTTTACCTATGTCAGCGGCACGCTGTCTGGGCGCACGGGTGAGCATGTGGCCCAGCGCATCCGCAACTTTTTGTATGATCAGTTGCAGCGCCTGAGCTTTGGCTTTCACGATCGCACCAAGACCGGTGAGCTGATCCAAAAGGTCACCTCAGATGTGGATGCGGTGCGGCGCTTTATCGCCCAGGAAACCATCCAGTTTGGGCGCATCGTCAGCCTGTTTGTGGTGAACTTTGCGTTGCTGCTGTACATCAACACGCGCCTGGCCTGGCTTTCGATCCTGTGCGTGCCGATTACGGTGGGCATGTCGATCTACTTCTTTGGGCGCATCTCGCAGGCCTATGAAGCCTTCCAAAATCAGGATGGGGTGCTCTCGGCCGTGCTGCAGGAGAACCTCAGCGGTGTGCGTGTGGTGAAGGCCTTTGCCCGCCAGCACTATGAGATCGACAAGTTTGAGAAAGAGAACTGGAGCAAATACCTGTTGGGCCGCAAGCTGTTGGTCTGGCACTCGGTCTTCTGGCCGATCTCTGACATCATCACCGGCGCGCAGATGCTATTTGGCTTTTACCTTGGCGCACAGATGACGATCGAGGGCATTTTGACGCTGGGCGATTACATTGCCTACGTCAGCGTGCTGGTCTGGCTGCTGTGGCCCATCCGCAACCTGGGCCGCGTGATCGTACAGATGAGCCAGGGCCTGGTGTCGTTTGACCGCCTGGCCGGCATCATCAAAGAGGATCGCGAGCCGTTGGATGAGGGCGATTACCAGCCTGAGGCGCGGCCGCGCGGCGAGATCGTCTTCGACAATGTGGGCTTTGAATACGAGCCAGGCCAACCGGTGCTGAGCGGCGTGAGTTTCCGCGTGCAGCCCGGCCAAACCGTGGCACTGTTGGGCTCCACCGGGTCGGGCAAATCCAGCCTGGTCAGCCTGCTGCCGCGCTTTTACGATTACACCAGCGGGCGCATCCTGCTGGATGGCGTGGAGCTCAAGCGCTACCCGCGCCGCTACCTGCGCGAGAACATCGGCATCGTGCTGCAGGAGCCCTTCCTGTTCTCGCGTAGCATTCGCGAGAACATTCGCTACAGCGTCTCAGACGATATCCCTGATACGGAGATCGAGCAGGCCGCCCGCGCCGCCGCAGTGCACGACGTGATCCAAACCTTCCCCAAGCAGTATGAGACGCTGGTGGGCGAGCGCGGCGTGACCCTCTCCGGTGGGCAGAAGCAGCGCATCACCTTGGCGCGCACCTTGCTGAAGAACCCCTCCATCCTCGTTTTGGATGATGCCACCTCCTCGGTGGATACCGAAACCGAAGCGGAGATCCGGGCGGCGCTCAAGCAACTGATGGAAAACCGCACCACGTTCCTGATCGCGCATCGCATCCAGAGCGTGATGACCGCTGACCTGATCCTGGTGTTTGATGAGGGCAAGATCGTACAGCAGGGCCAACATGCAGAATTGCTGGCCCAAGACGGTATCTACCGCAAGGTCTTTGACATTCAGACCCAAATCGAAGAAGAAGTCCAACGGGAAGTTGCTTCGGCAACTGAGTAG
- a CDS encoding zinc metallopeptidase produces MYFNSGYLIFMLPAFLVMMLAQWYVNSAYNRWSRVPSRSGLTGAQAAEKLAQRGGLNVRVEQVAGRLSDHYDPRSKTLRLSQGVAQSTSVAALAIAAHELGHAVQDQEDYTPLRLRAALVPMVNIGSWLGWILLMIGFALNFTELAWLGVIVFAGGALFALATLPVELNASARARQLLTTAGIITSADEQGGVNNVLNAAALTYVAALFSAVMQLLYYASLVMGMGNRRR; encoded by the coding sequence ATGTACTTTAACTCAGGCTACCTGATTTTCATGCTGCCAGCCTTCCTGGTGATGATGCTGGCTCAATGGTATGTCAACTCGGCCTACAATCGCTGGAGCCGCGTGCCCAGCCGCAGCGGGCTCACCGGGGCGCAGGCCGCCGAGAAACTGGCGCAGCGCGGTGGGCTGAACGTTCGCGTAGAGCAGGTGGCTGGCCGCCTGAGCGACCACTACGACCCGCGCAGCAAGACGCTGCGCCTCTCGCAGGGCGTGGCGCAGAGCACTTCGGTGGCAGCGCTGGCAATCGCCGCCCACGAGCTCGGCCATGCGGTGCAAGACCAGGAAGACTATACCCCGCTGCGCCTACGCGCCGCCCTCGTGCCCATGGTCAACATCGGCTCGTGGCTGGGCTGGATCCTGCTGATGATCGGTTTTGCGCTCAACTTTACTGAGCTGGCCTGGCTGGGCGTGATCGTGTTTGCCGGCGGGGCGCTGTTCGCCCTGGCCACCCTGCCGGTCGAGCTCAACGCCTCGGCGCGTGCCCGTCAGTTGCTCACCACGGCCGGCATTATCACCAGCGCCGACGAGCAAGGCGGCGTGAACAATGTGCTCAACGCCGCAGCACTTACCTACGTTGCCGCGCTGTTCTCTGCCGTGATGCAATTGCTGTATTACGCATCGCTGGTGATGGGCATGGGCAACCGGCGCCGTTAG
- a CDS encoding ABC transporter ATP-binding protein, producing the protein MEDYTEFQEEEFSTRFNGSTILRILGQLKPHWPWVLGFLLAISVVSGLDSYFTYLNKRIIDEGVAQKNIGIVIELMKPYAALLLVQAAGVFSFVYLTGVLGERVRYDLRKKMFEHLQNLSLSYYNRTPVGWIISRVTSDSDRVAELVTWGMLDTTWGIMNIITATYFMMVINWQLALIVFACIPVLLVVASWFQKRIIKEYREVRKINSRITGAYNENITGVRVVKSLGREVANLQEFSGTTGEMYRAGFRAAWLSALFLPVVQIITAISLGSIIWYGGIQTEFGGMTLGGIQAFIAYMTFMLFPIQEMARVYAELQQAVASAERIFSMIDAQPTVVDLPGAQDPGSLRGDIVFDNVRFAYDDAPDDAVLSDFNLHVKQGENIALVGPTGGGKSTIVNLICRFYEPSQGRVLIAGRDYTEFSLHGIQSRIGIVLQTPHLFSGTIRENIRYGRLEASDAEVEAAATLAGAHHFIMELDGGYNGQVGEGGTLLSVGQKQLISLARAVLADPEIFVMDEATSSVDTLTEALIQQGMETMMKDRTSFIIAHRLSTIKRADRILVIEGGHIAEMGTHAELMRQKGHYYNLYTQQFREELTGKQDPFLAGKLATAP; encoded by the coding sequence ATGGAAGATTACACAGAATTTCAAGAAGAAGAATTTTCAACCCGTTTCAACGGGAGCACGATCCTACGCATCCTCGGCCAGTTGAAACCGCACTGGCCGTGGGTGCTGGGCTTCCTGCTGGCGATCAGCGTGGTCTCTGGCCTCGATTCGTACTTCACCTACCTCAACAAGCGCATCATCGATGAGGGTGTGGCACAGAAGAACATTGGCATCGTCATCGAGCTGATGAAGCCTTACGCAGCGTTGCTGCTGGTGCAGGCGGCCGGGGTGTTTAGCTTCGTCTACCTCACCGGCGTGCTGGGGGAGCGCGTGCGCTATGACCTGCGCAAGAAGATGTTCGAGCACTTGCAGAACCTCTCGCTCTCCTACTACAACCGTACCCCGGTGGGCTGGATCATCTCACGCGTCACCTCGGATTCGGACCGTGTGGCCGAATTGGTGACCTGGGGCATGCTGGATACCACCTGGGGCATCATGAACATCATCACCGCCACGTACTTCATGATGGTTATCAACTGGCAGTTGGCGCTGATCGTGTTTGCCTGCATCCCTGTGTTGCTGGTGGTGGCCTCCTGGTTCCAGAAGCGCATCATCAAGGAGTACCGTGAGGTGCGCAAGATCAACTCGCGCATCACCGGCGCCTATAACGAGAACATCACCGGTGTGCGTGTGGTGAAATCGCTGGGGCGTGAGGTAGCCAACCTGCAGGAATTCAGCGGCACCACCGGCGAGATGTACCGCGCCGGCTTCCGCGCCGCCTGGCTCTCGGCCTTGTTCCTGCCCGTGGTGCAGATCATCACTGCCATTTCGCTGGGCAGCATCATCTGGTACGGCGGCATCCAGACCGAGTTTGGCGGCATGACCCTGGGCGGTATCCAGGCCTTCATCGCCTACATGACCTTTATGCTGTTCCCGATCCAGGAAATGGCGCGCGTCTATGCAGAATTGCAGCAGGCCGTGGCCTCGGCGGAGCGCATCTTCTCGATGATCGACGCCCAGCCCACCGTGGTGGATCTGCCGGGGGCGCAAGACCCGGGTAGCCTGCGCGGCGACATTGTCTTTGACAATGTGCGCTTCGCCTACGACGATGCCCCCGACGATGCGGTGCTGAGCGACTTCAACCTGCACGTCAAGCAGGGTGAGAACATTGCCCTCGTCGGGCCGACCGGCGGCGGTAAGAGCACCATCGTCAATCTGATCTGCCGCTTCTACGAGCCCTCGCAGGGCCGCGTGCTGATCGCCGGGCGTGATTACACCGAGTTCAGCCTGCACGGCATCCAGTCGCGCATTGGCATCGTGCTGCAAACGCCGCATCTGTTCTCGGGCACCATTCGCGAGAACATCCGCTATGGGCGCCTGGAGGCCAGCGATGCGGAAGTGGAAGCGGCGGCCACATTGGCCGGCGCGCACCACTTCATCATGGAGTTGGACGGCGGCTACAACGGCCAGGTGGGCGAGGGCGGTACGCTGCTTTCGGTGGGGCAGAAGCAGCTCATCAGCCTGGCGCGCGCCGTGCTGGCCGATCCCGAGATCTTTGTGATGGATGAGGCCACCAGCTCGGTGGATACGCTCACCGAAGCGCTGATCCAGCAGGGCATGGAAACAATGATGAAAGACCGCACCAGCTTCATCATCGCCCACCGTCTTTCCACAATCAAGCGTGCAGATCGCATTCTGGTGATCGAAGGCGGGCACATTGCGGAGATGGGCACCCATGCTGAGTTAATGCGCCAGAAGGGCCACTACTACAATCTCTACACGCAGCAGTTCCGCGAGGAGCTGACGGGCAAGCAAGATCCGTTCCTGGCGGGTAAGCTGGCAACAGCACCCTAA
- the murJ gene encoding murein biosynthesis integral membrane protein MurJ, whose protein sequence is MNRKLSHFARSTLLIAAFFGVDKLLAFVRQLIVNNQFGLSYELDVFNAANNIPDLLSALISGGALGVALIPVLAEYLETRGRSGAWELFVRILNLAFLVTAGLAVVIALLAPWLIDMLIAPGFPAEQKTLAVELMRLDLIAIIIFSISGLAMAGLQANKHFLLPALAPGLYNIGQIIGALILAPSSSFHVGGLALPHFNMGIHGLVWGVILGALLHLGIQVPGLLRYGFRWRPIVGLRNEGVRKVLVLMAPRVLTMLFIHVYFVARDNLASGLAEGSITALNLGWFIMQVPETLIGSALAIALLPSIAELFSRGDKAGFTHTVNGAVRTILALTLPAALLLGIGLRPLLQRAFPVYTPAELDLIVWITRLYLAGISGHALLEIGSRAFYAQQEARTPMWAAGINSLVFVGLAALLTGRMGAGGIALAGTVAFTLEALVLLWLLARQYPGLGETRSTLLRTAAGSLLGAAALYAVMQWAPLPGFLAALAGMLLGMLLALAVLWPDLKLFAQLASSTDTKKPQINTDA, encoded by the coding sequence ATGAACCGAAAACTCAGCCACTTTGCCCGCTCCACCCTGCTGATCGCCGCCTTTTTTGGGGTGGATAAGCTGCTGGCCTTCGTGCGCCAGTTGATCGTCAACAACCAGTTTGGCCTCTCGTATGAACTGGATGTGTTCAATGCGGCCAACAACATTCCTGATCTGCTCTCGGCGCTGATCAGCGGCGGCGCCTTGGGCGTGGCGCTGATCCCCGTGCTGGCCGAATACCTGGAAACCCGCGGCCGCTCTGGCGCCTGGGAGCTGTTTGTACGTATCCTCAACCTGGCATTTTTGGTCACCGCCGGCCTGGCGGTCGTCATCGCCCTGCTGGCGCCCTGGCTGATCGATATGCTGATCGCACCGGGCTTTCCCGCCGAGCAAAAGACCCTGGCGGTCGAGCTGATGCGGCTTGACCTGATCGCCATCATTATTTTTTCGATCAGTGGGCTGGCCATGGCCGGCTTGCAGGCCAATAAGCATTTCCTGCTGCCCGCGTTGGCGCCTGGCCTGTACAACATCGGGCAGATCATCGGCGCCCTGATCCTGGCGCCCAGCAGCTCCTTCCATGTTGGCGGGCTGGCCTTGCCGCATTTCAACATGGGCATTCACGGCTTGGTATGGGGCGTGATCCTGGGAGCGCTGCTACACCTGGGCATTCAGGTGCCCGGCTTGCTGCGCTACGGCTTTCGCTGGCGCCCCATCGTGGGGTTGCGCAACGAGGGTGTGCGCAAGGTGCTGGTGCTGATGGCGCCGCGCGTACTGACCATGCTGTTCATCCATGTCTATTTCGTCGCCCGCGACAACCTGGCCTCTGGCCTGGCCGAAGGCTCGATCACCGCGCTCAACCTGGGCTGGTTTATCATGCAGGTGCCAGAAACGCTGATCGGCAGCGCGCTGGCGATCGCCCTGCTGCCCAGTATCGCCGAGCTGTTTTCGCGTGGCGATAAGGCGGGCTTCACCCACACGGTCAACGGCGCAGTGCGCACCATCTTGGCCCTCACCCTTCCGGCGGCGCTGCTGCTGGGCATCGGCCTGCGCCCGCTGCTGCAGCGCGCCTTTCCGGTCTACACCCCGGCCGAGCTTGATCTGATCGTATGGATCACGCGCCTCTACCTGGCGGGGATCAGCGGCCACGCCCTGCTGGAGATTGGCTCACGAGCCTTCTACGCCCAACAAGAAGCACGCACGCCGATGTGGGCCGCGGGGATCAACTCGCTCGTCTTCGTGGGTTTGGCCGCGCTGCTCACCGGGCGCATGGGCGCCGGCGGCATTGCGCTGGCGGGCACGGTCGCCTTCACGCTTGAAGCGCTGGTGCTGCTGTGGCTACTGGCACGGCAGTACCCCGGCCTGGGCGAGACGCGCAGCACGCTGCTGCGCACCGCAGCCGGCAGCCTGCTGGGCGCCGCCGCGCTATATGCGGTGATGCAATGGGCGCCGCTGCCCGGCTTCCTGGCGGCGCTGGCAGGGATGCTGCTGGGCATGCTGCTGGCGTTGGCGGTACTGTGGCCGGATCTCAAGCTATTCGCCCAGCTCGCCAGCAGCACAGACACGAAGAAGCCACAGATAAACACAGATGCCTAA